The following proteins are encoded in a genomic region of Pseudorca crassidens isolate mPseCra1 chromosome 1, mPseCra1.hap1, whole genome shotgun sequence:
- the SLC39A2 gene encoding zinc transporter ZIP2 isoform X1 yields MEPLLGVKVGCLFSLLVLTLVCGLFPICFKWFQTATGRHHRVLSLLSCTSAGVFLGAGFMHMTAEALEGIESEIQKLVIQNSTNSEGNSDDADSAYMEYPYGELIISLGFFFVFLLESLALQCCPGAAGRSKVQEQEWGMANVLEPHSHGPLPSPSRGPLRALVLLLSLSFHSVFEGLAVGLQPTVAATVQLCLAILAHKGLVVFGVGLRLVQVGTGSRWAMLSILSLALMSPLGLALGLAVPQGVSEGGQGLAQAVLEGMAAGTFLYVTFLEILPRELAGPEAPLAKWGCVAAGFAFMAFIALWA; encoded by the exons ATGGAGCCACTACTAGGAGTAAAAGTTGGCTGCCTGTTTTCCCTGCTGGTTCTCACTCTGGTCTGTGGCCTTTTCCCCATCTGCTTCAAATGGTTCCAGACTGCCACAG GTCGTCACCACCGGGTCCTCAGCCTCCTGAGCTGCACTTCTGCTGGCGTTTTCCTGGGAGCGGGGTTCATGCACATGACTGCTGAAGCCTTGGAGGGAATTGAATCAGAGATCCAGAAGTTGGTGATACAG aaCAGCACAAACAGTGAGGGGAATTCTGATGATGCTGATTCAGCTTAT ATGGAGTATCCCTATGGAGAGCTCATCATCTCCCtgggcttcttctttgtcttccttTTGGAGTCACTGGCATTGCAGTgctgtcctggggctgctggaagATCAAAAGTGCAGGAGCAAGAATGGGGTATGGCTAATGTCCTTGAACCCCATAGCCACGGACCTCTACCCTCACCATCACGAGGTCCCCTGCGAGCCCTCGTCCTCTTGCTCTCACTCTCCTTTCACTCCGTGTTTGAAGGTCTAGCTGTGGGACTGCAGCCAACAGTCGCAGCTACCGTCCAGCTCTGTCTTGCCATCCTGGCTCACAAGGGGCTCGTAGTGTTTGGTGTAGGACTGCGGCTGGTGCAGGTAGGCACTGGATCACGTTGGGCCATGCTCTCCATACTGTCGTTAGCTCTCATGTCCCCCCTGGGCCTAGCCCTAGGGCTGGCTGTGCCTCAGGGAGTCTCTGAAGGGGGGCAAGGCTTGGCCCAGGCTGTGTTAGAAGGCATGGCAGCTGGCACCTTCCTATATGTCACCTTCCTGGAAATTCTGCCCCGGGAGCTCGCAGGTCCTGAAGCCCCTCTGGCCAAGTGGGGCTGTGTAGCTGCCGGTTTTGCTTTCATGGCCTTTATTGCCTTGTGGGCCTGA
- the SLC39A2 gene encoding zinc transporter ZIP2 isoform X2, protein MEPLLGVKVGCLFSLLVLTLVCGLFPICFKWFQTATGRHHRVLSLLSCTSAGVFLGAGFMHMTAEALEGIESEIQKLVIQHKQ, encoded by the exons ATGGAGCCACTACTAGGAGTAAAAGTTGGCTGCCTGTTTTCCCTGCTGGTTCTCACTCTGGTCTGTGGCCTTTTCCCCATCTGCTTCAAATGGTTCCAGACTGCCACAG GTCGTCACCACCGGGTCCTCAGCCTCCTGAGCTGCACTTCTGCTGGCGTTTTCCTGGGAGCGGGGTTCATGCACATGACTGCTGAAGCCTTGGAGGGAATTGAATCAGAGATCCAGAAGTTGGTGATACAG CACAAACAGTGA
- the METTL17 gene encoding ribosome assembly protein METTL17, mitochondrial isoform X1, producing MASARGPAYLLTLGRWRRGLGLATQSRALAALVPGVSQVDNKSDFLGKRSHRRHPGILQLSRVRLPQVLVDAAQLLLLESSMPNMEKQVQALTNYLWSRHLPVEPEELQRRAVHLEKKFLENADSCQMEKLCGEVLHALRRTTYHWQELSYSEGLSLVYMAARLDGGFAAVSRAFHEIQARLPEFQPQTLMDFGSGTGSVTWAAHSTWGQSLREYMCVDSSAAMLELAEKLLKGGSGSGMPYVPGVFFRQFLPVSPKVQFDVVVSAFSLSELPSKANRTDVVQTLWRKTGHFLILVENGTKAGHSLLMDARDLVLNGKEKSPLDPRPGFVFAPCPHELPCPQLTASKPLACSFSQAYHPIPFSWNKKPKEEKFSMVILARGSPEEANRWPRITQPVLKRPRHVHCHLCCPDGHMQHAVITARRHGRDLYRCARVSSWGDRLPVITPSELPPSPAQDPPES from the exons ATGGCGAGCGCTAGAGGACCGGCGTATCTGCTGACATTAGGCAGATGGCGCCGCGGCCTCGGACTAGCTACCCAGTCCCGA GCGCTCGCTGCCCTCGTGCCCGGCGTATCCCAGGTGGATAACAAGTCTGATTTCCTGGGGAAGAGGTCCCATCGGCGACACCCCGGCATCCTGCAGCTGTCGCGCGTGCGGCTGCCGCAAGTATTGGTTGACGCCGCGCAGTTACTGCTGCTGG AGAGCTCGATGCCCAATATGGAGAAGCAGGTGCAAGCACTGACCAATTATCTCTGGAGTCGGCATTTACCTGTAGAGCCAGAGGAGTTGCAAAGACGGGCTGTCCATCTTGAGAAAAAATTCCTGGAAAACGCAG ACTCATGTCAGATGGAAAAACTTTGTGGAGAAGTGCTGCATGCTCTGCGTAGAACTACCTATCATTGGCAAGAGTTGAG CTACAGTGAGGGACTGAGCCTGGTGTATATGGCAGCAAGACTGGATGGTGGCTTTGCAGCAGTCTCCAGGGCATTCCATGAG ATCCAAGCTCGACTTCCAGAGTTCCAGCCGCAAACCTTGATGGACTTTGGCTCAGGTACTGGCTCTGTCACCTG gGCTGCTCATAGTACTTGGGGCCAGAGCCTACGGGAATATATGTGCGTGGACAGCTCAGCAGCCATGTTGGAATTGGCAGAAAAGCTACTGAAAG GTGGTTCAGGATCTGGGATGCCTTATGTGCCAGGTGTCTTTTTCAGACAGTTTCTACCTGTATCACCCAAG GTACAATTTGATGTGGTGGTATCAGCCTTTTCTCTCAGTGAACTGCCCAGCAAGGCCAACCGCACTGACGTAGTCCAAACCTTGTGGCGCAAGACAGGTCATTTTCTG ATATTGGTGGAGAATGGAACAAAAGCTGGGCACTCCCTTCTCATGGACGCCAGGGACCTGGTCCTTAAC GGAAAAGAGAAGTCACCTTTGGACCCTCGACCTGGTTTTGTCTTTGCCCCG TGTCCCCATGAACTTCCCTGTCCCCAGTTGACAGCCTCTAAGCCCCTGGCCTGTAGCTTTTCCCAGGCCTACCATCCCATCCCCTTCAGCTGG AACAAGAAGCCAAAGGAGGAAAAGTTCTCGATGGTAATCCTTGCTCGAGGGTCTCCGGAGGAGGCTAATCGCTGGCCCCGAATCACTCAGCCTGTTCTTAAACGGCCACGCCATGTGCATTGTCACCTGTGCTGTCCAGATGGGCATATGCAGCATGCTGTGATCACAGCCCGCAGACATGGCAG GGATTTGTATCGCTGTGCCCGTGTCAGCTCCTGGGGAGATCGTTTACCTGTGATCACGCCATCTGAGCTTCCTCCATCACCTGCTCAAGATCCCCCTGAGAGTTGA
- the METTL17 gene encoding ribosome assembly protein METTL17, mitochondrial isoform X2 produces the protein MASARGPAYLLTLGRWRRGLGLATQSRALAALVPGVSQVDNKSDFLGKRSHRRHPGILQLSRVRLPQVLVDAAQLLLLESSMPNMEKQVQALTNYLWSRHLPVEPEELQRRAVHLEKKFLENADPSSTSRVPAANLDGLWLRAAHSTWGQSLREYMCVDSSAAMLELAEKLLKGGSGSGMPYVPGVFFRQFLPVSPKVQFDVVVSAFSLSELPSKANRTDVVQTLWRKTGHFLILVENGTKAGHSLLMDARDLVLNGKEKSPLDPRPGFVFAPCPHELPCPQLTASKPLACSFSQAYHPIPFSWNKKPKEEKFSMVILARGSPEEANRWPRITQPVLKRPRHVHCHLCCPDGHMQHAVITARRHGRDLYRCARVSSWGDRLPVITPSELPPSPAQDPPES, from the exons ATGGCGAGCGCTAGAGGACCGGCGTATCTGCTGACATTAGGCAGATGGCGCCGCGGCCTCGGACTAGCTACCCAGTCCCGA GCGCTCGCTGCCCTCGTGCCCGGCGTATCCCAGGTGGATAACAAGTCTGATTTCCTGGGGAAGAGGTCCCATCGGCGACACCCCGGCATCCTGCAGCTGTCGCGCGTGCGGCTGCCGCAAGTATTGGTTGACGCCGCGCAGTTACTGCTGCTGG AGAGCTCGATGCCCAATATGGAGAAGCAGGTGCAAGCACTGACCAATTATCTCTGGAGTCGGCATTTACCTGTAGAGCCAGAGGAGTTGCAAAGACGGGCTGTCCATCTTGAGAAAAAATTCCTGGAAAACGCAG ATCCAAGCTCGACTTCCAGAGTTCCAGCCGCAAACCTTGATGGACTTTGGCTCAG gGCTGCTCATAGTACTTGGGGCCAGAGCCTACGGGAATATATGTGCGTGGACAGCTCAGCAGCCATGTTGGAATTGGCAGAAAAGCTACTGAAAG GTGGTTCAGGATCTGGGATGCCTTATGTGCCAGGTGTCTTTTTCAGACAGTTTCTACCTGTATCACCCAAG GTACAATTTGATGTGGTGGTATCAGCCTTTTCTCTCAGTGAACTGCCCAGCAAGGCCAACCGCACTGACGTAGTCCAAACCTTGTGGCGCAAGACAGGTCATTTTCTG ATATTGGTGGAGAATGGAACAAAAGCTGGGCACTCCCTTCTCATGGACGCCAGGGACCTGGTCCTTAAC GGAAAAGAGAAGTCACCTTTGGACCCTCGACCTGGTTTTGTCTTTGCCCCG TGTCCCCATGAACTTCCCTGTCCCCAGTTGACAGCCTCTAAGCCCCTGGCCTGTAGCTTTTCCCAGGCCTACCATCCCATCCCCTTCAGCTGG AACAAGAAGCCAAAGGAGGAAAAGTTCTCGATGGTAATCCTTGCTCGAGGGTCTCCGGAGGAGGCTAATCGCTGGCCCCGAATCACTCAGCCTGTTCTTAAACGGCCACGCCATGTGCATTGTCACCTGTGCTGTCCAGATGGGCATATGCAGCATGCTGTGATCACAGCCCGCAGACATGGCAG GGATTTGTATCGCTGTGCCCGTGTCAGCTCCTGGGGAGATCGTTTACCTGTGATCACGCCATCTGAGCTTCCTCCATCACCTGCTCAAGATCCCCCTGAGAGTTGA